From the genome of Anopheles moucheti chromosome 3, idAnoMoucSN_F20_07, whole genome shotgun sequence, one region includes:
- the LOC128305211 gene encoding thioester-containing protein 1 allele R1-like isoform X6 yields the protein MRHSTKDPARILRPSLTSSSVLLVCLVLSAVFITGSQGDGHYSIVGAKLLRPNSEYHVAVTNQDVDQPIRFSLAITDASSVIEKQEITLNTGETRLVPFAIGDIPESSYKLVAEGLSGLTFKNETDLEYQQKSFSVFVQTDKSIYKPGDTVRFRVLVLDPNTKPLPKADSISVHINDAKANRIKQWKEGKLVKGVFESELTLSTAPVLGAWSINVEVLGTKHNKVFEVDEYVLPKFEVTVESPGITTFKDGKVKAIIRSKYTYGKPVKGEATVSASPEFQFHYVQPFAKDVITRKVVPIDGKGSVEFDLREELRLEGDYSRNIVIEAVVEEELTGRKQNASAKVMIYDRRYKMELVKTDDNFKPGLPYTAWLKVTHQDGTPVQDQANQVEVKQSTYESTQFVRNYTLDQNGMAKLEINTDVNSTYISMVGVYLGQEFYLSGISKADSDVDSYIRARVLTEMPLVGKDVLVEVTATTPMKYFTYQLLGRGDVLLSNTIAVPESKTHSFKFPATFAMVPRAKLVVYFIAANGDMVSDSKVITFDSELQNFMKVSLSKEQTKPGQDVEISISTNPDSYVGLLGVDQSVLLLKSGNDITKEQVFGELEKYEERSYGYYRRKKRFAWNPRAEHSDFNTVGAFVLSNANDPPRRTILYKLRRKGQVTLEASISLQLDDVDGASPANEPATRKSFPETWLWSTFPAKGFSGEKTLQKKVPDTITSWIITGFSVNPVYGLGLTQQPRKLKVFLPFFVSTNLPYSVKRGEVVAIPIVVFNYMEEDQTAEVILHNDEQEFEFADVENEVVESSKVELFRQKRLDIASNTGKSVSFMVKPKKLGHITIKVTAKTKIAGDAVERQLLVEPEGLPQFINKAAFVDLRAVPEVTKTFEVEIPKNAVPDSTRIEVAVIGDVMGSTIQNLDSLIRMPYGCGEQNMLNFVPNIVVLDYLKATNKLTANIEAKAKKFMEAGYQRELSYKHTDGSFSAFGENDKSGSTWLTAFVARSFKQAANHITIDEKVIDKSLEWLSDHQAPNGSFPEVGVVSHKDMQGGSGSGVALTAYTLIAFLENINLVDKYKNTINKAIDYVYRNTESLDDTYALALAAYALQLADHSSKGLILSKLDTKATTDSDSKWWHKPIPETEQKNPWYSRPNSVNVEMSSYGMLAFLEAGLDTDALPIMKWLIGQRNDKGGFQSTQDTVVGLQALAKLAAKITSPNNDVTITAKINENQEKRMTVNAENGMILQKFELPSAARNIELKATGSGFAVVQLSYKYNMNVTGEWPRFVLDPQVNANTNQDHLHLSVCASFVPSAGQNASNMAVMEVSFPSGFTADSDTLPSLENMPFIKKVETKDGDTTVVLYFDSLDQRELCPTISAFRTHKVAKQKPAPVVIYDYYDNSRIARQFYEGPKASMCDICEKEDCSEACTIRSQKQRSSDSPSRQPTNGGTEASSSQTLTVSFVTFLLTTMLVTLFH from the exons ATGCGACATTCAACGAAGGATCCGGCGAGGATCCTGCGGCCATCGTTGACCTCCTCGTCGGTGCTGCTAGTGTGTTTGGTGCTGAGTGCAGTGTTCATAACCGGTTCCCAGGGCGATGG TCATTACTCGATCGTTGGTGCAAAGCTGTTGCGCCCGAACTCGGAATACCACGTGGCGGTAACGAATCAGGACGTGGATCAACCGATCCGTTTCAGTCTCGCCATTACGGATGCAAGCAGCGTGATTGAAAAGCAGGAGATAACACTAAATACCGGTGAAACACGGCTAGTTCCGTTTGCG ATTGGTGATATCCCGGAATCGTCCTACAAACTGGTGGCCGAAGGGTTATCAGGGCTAACCTTCAAGAACGAGACTGATTTAGAGTATCAACAGAAGAGCTTCTCGGTGTTTGTGCAAACCGACAAATCAATCTACAAGCCGGGTGATACGGTGCGGTTCCGTGTGCTGGTACTTGACCCAAACACCAAGCCGCTCCCGAAGGCGGACAGCATCAGTGTGCACATTAACGATGCAAAGGCGAACCGCATCAAGCAGTGGAAGGAAGGGAAGCTGGTGAAGGGTGTGTTCGAATCGGAGCTGACCCTCTCGACTGCACCCGTGCTGGGTGCTTGGTCGATCAACGTGGAAGTGTTGGGCACG AAACACAACAAGGTGTTCGAGGTGGATGAGTATGTGTTGCCGAAATTTGAGGTAACGGTAGAATCGCCCGGCATAACGACGTTCAAAGACGGCAAGGTGAAGGCTATCATACGGTCGAAGTATACCTACGGTAAACCGGTGAAGGGTGAAGCGACAGTATCGGCCAGTCCCGAGTTCCAGTTTCACTATGTGCAACCGTTCGCCAAGGATGTGATCACCCGCAAGGTGGTTCCGATCGATGGCAAGGGTTCGGTGGAGTTTGACCTACGGGAGGAACTACGGCTGGAGGGTGATTACTCGCGGAACATCGTTATTGAGGCGGTTGTCGAGGAGGAACTAACCGGCCGGAAACAGAACGCTTCCGCCAAGGTGATGATCTACGATCGACGATACAAGATGGAGCTGGTTAAGACGGATGATAACTTCAAACCGGGACTACCCTACACCGCCTGGTTGAAGGTTACGCATCAGGATGGAACGCCGGTACAGGATCAAGCTAACCAGGTCGAGGTGAAACAGTCAACCTACGAAAGTACGCAGTTTGTGAGGAACTACACGCTGGATCAGAACGGTATGGCGAAGCTGGAGATCAACACCGATGTGAACAGTACGTACATCAGCATGGTTGGTGTGTATCTGGGCCAAGAGTTCTACCTGAGTGGCATCTCCAAGGCCGATTCGGATGTTGACTCTTACATCCGTGCGAGAGTTCTCACCGAGATGCCGCTCGTCGGCAAGGATGTTTTGGTGGAGGTGACCGCTACAACGCCGATGAAGTACTTCACCTACCAGCTGCTGGGGCGTGGTGATGTGTTGCTCAGTAATACGATAGCAGTGCCGGAAAGCAAAACCCACTCGTTCAAGTTCCCCGCCACGTTCGCCATGGTGCCGAGAGCGAAGTTGGTCGTGTACTTCATCGCCGCCAATGGGGATATGGTGAGCGATAGTAAGGTGATCACGTTCGATAGTGAGCTGCAGAACTTT ATGAAGGTAAGCCTCTCGAAGGAGCAGACAAAACCGGGCCAGGATGTGGAAATTAGCATCAGCACCAATCCGGACTCGTACGTCGGTTTGCTGGGTGTCGATCAGAGCGTACTGCTGCTGAAGAGCGGCAATGACATCACAAAGGAGCAGGTGTTCGGTGAGCTCGAGAAGTACGAGGAGCGATCGTACGGATATTATCGCAGGAAGAAGCGTTTCGCGTGGAACCCGCGTGCTGAGCATTCAGATTTTAAT ACTGTCGGTGCATTCGTACTATCCAACGCCAATGATCCTCCCC GCAGAACGATCTTGTACAAGCTTCGTCGCAAAGGTCAAGTAACGTTGGAAGCTAGCATTAGCCTGCAACTTGATGATGTAGATGGAGCGTCGCCGGCAAACGAACCCGCCACTAGAAAGTCTTTCCCGGAAACCTGGCTGTGGAGTACATTTCCGGCTAAGGG CTTCAGCGGTGAAAAGACGCTCCAGAAAAAGGTCCCCGATACGATTACGTCGTGGATCATCACCGGTTTTTCGGTGAACCCGGTGTACGGACTTGGACTTACTCAGCAACCCCGCAAACTGAAGGTGTTCTTGCCATTCTTCGTCTCCACCAATCTCCCGTACTCGGTGAAGCGCGGTGAAGTTGTAGCCATACCGATCGTGGTATTCAACTACATGGAAGAAGATCAGACGGCTGAAGTGATACTGCACAACGACGAGCAAGAGTTTGAGTTTGCCGATGTTGAGAATGAAGTTGTTGAGTCGTCCA AGGTGGAACTGTTCCGCCAGAAGCGTCTGGATATTGCATCCAACACGGGCAAATCGGTATCGTTCATGGTGAAACCTAAAAAGCTCGGACACATTACGATCAAGGTGACGGCGAAAACGAAGATCGCGGGTGACGCCGTGGAGCGCCAGTTGCTAGTGGAACCGGAGGGACTGCCCCAGTTCATCAACAAAGCTGCCTTTGTTGATTTGCGTGCAGTACCGGAGGTGACGAAGACTTTCGAGGTGGAGATTCCGAAGAATGCGGTACCGGACTCGACCCGCATTGAGGTAGCGGTCATTGGTGATGTGATGGGTTCGACCATTCAGAACCTGGACTCGCTCATCCGGATGCCGTACGGGTGCGGTGAGCAGAACATGCTCAACTTTGTGCCAAACATTGTCGTACTGGATTACCTGAAGGCCACCAACAAACTGACGGCCAACATCGAAGCAAAGGCGAAGAAGTTCATGGAGGCGGGTTATCAGCGCGAGCTCAGCTACAAACATACGGACGGATCGTTCAGTGCGTTTGGTGAGAATGACAAGAGTGGCAGCACCTGGCTGACGGCCTTCGTGGCTAGATCGTTTAAGCAGGCGGCCaaccacatcaccatcgacgaGAAGGTGATCGACAAATCGCTCGAGTGGTTGAGCGATCATCAGGCACCGAACGGTAGCTTCCCGGAGGTGGGCGTCGTTTCGCACAAGGATATGCAGGGCGGATCCGGTTCGGGTGTTGCACTGACGGCGTACACGCTTATTGCATTCCTGGAAAACATCAATCTGGTGGATAAGTACAAAAACACGATCAATAAGGCGATCGACTATGTGTACCGCAACACGGAATCACTGGACGATACGTACGCACTAGCGTTGGCCGCGTACGCCCTACAGTTGGCCGATCACTCGTCGAAGGGTTTGATACTGAGCAAGCTGGACACGAAGGCGACCACCGACAGTGACTCGAAATGGTGGCACAAACCGATCCCGGAGACGGAGCAGAAGAACCCATGGTACAGTAGGCCCAACTCGGTGAACGTTGAAATGAGTTCGTACGGTATGTTGGCTTTCTTGGAGGCCGGTCTCGATACGGATGCGCTCCCGATTATGAAGTGGCTGATCGGACAGCGTAACGATAAGGGTGGATTCCAGTCCACGCAGGACACGGTCGTGGGGCTGCAGGCACTCGCAAAGCTCGCAGCTAAAATTACGTCGCCCAACAACGATGTCACAATCACGGCAAAGATTAACGAAAACCAGGAAAAGCGCATGACGGTCAATGCCGAGAATGGTATGATCTTGCAGAAGTTTGAGCTCCCGTCGGCCGCTCGCAACATCGAGCTCAAGGCTACGGGCAGTGGATTCGCGGTGGTACAGCTGTCGTACAAGTACAACATGAACGTGACGGGCGAGTGGCCACGCTTTGTGCTTGATCCGCAGGTGAATGCGAACACCAACCAGGACCACCTACATCTGTCCGTGTGTGCTAGCTTCGTACCGTCCGCTGGCCAGAACGCTTCCAATATGGCCGTCATGGAGGTGAGCTTCCCGAGTGGCTTTACGGCTGATTCGGATACACTACCATCGCTGGAAAATATGCCTTTCATTAAG AAAGTGGAAACTAAAGATGGTGACACCACGGTTGTGCTGTACTTCGATAGTTTGGATCAGCGGGAACTCTGCCCAACGATCTCTGCTTTTCGTACGCACAAGGTCGCGAAGCAGAAGCCGGCTCCAGTTGTAATCTACGATTATTACGATAACT CTCGCATCGCACGTCAATTCTACGAAGGACCGAAGGCCTCCATGTGTGACATATGTGAGAAGGAGGACTGCAGCGAGGCGTGCACCATCCGGTCCCAGAAGCAACGGTCATCGGACAGTCCCAGCCGTCAGCCAACCAACGGCGGAACAGAAGCGAGCAGCAGCCAAACGCTGACGGTCAGTTTCGTCACCTTCCTGCTCACAACGATGCTGGTGACCCTGTTTCACTAA
- the LOC128305211 gene encoding thioester-containing protein 1 allele R1-like isoform X7, which yields MRHSTKDPARILRPSLTSSSVLLVCLVLSAVFITGSQGDGHYSIVGAKLLRPNSEYHVAVTNQDVDQPIRFSLAITDASSVIEKQEITLNTGETRLVPFAIGDIPESSYKLVAEGLSGLTFKNETDLEYQQKSFSVFVQTDKSIYKPGDTVRFRVLVLDPNTKPLPKADSISVHINDAKANRIKQWKEGKLVKGVFESELTLSTAPVLGAWSINVEVLGTKHNKVFEVDEYVLPKFEVTVESPGITTFKDGKVKAIIRSKYTYGKPVKGEATVSASPEFQFHYVQPFAKDVITRKVVPIDGKGSVEFDLREELRLEGDYSRNIVIEAVVEEELTGRKQNASAKVMIYDRRYKMELVKTDDNFKPGLPYTAWLKVTHQDGTPVQDQANQVEVKQSTYESTQFVRNYTLDQNGMAKLEINTDVNSTYISMVGVYLGQEFYLSGISKADSDVDSYIRARVLTEMPLVGKDVLVEVTATTPMKYFTYQLLGRGDVLLSNTIAVPESKTHSFKFPATFAMVPRAKLVVYFIAANGDMVSDSKVITFDSELQNFMKVSLSKEQTKPGQDVEISISTNPDSYVGLLGVDQSVLLLKSGNDITKEQVFGELEKYEERSYGYYRRKKRFAWNPRAEHSDFNTVGAFVLSNANDPPHDVVDIRVAAEDRIGGALQFAPGTPGTATVSDVPVVRQSFPESWIWHTIASFSGEKTLQKKVPDTITSWIITGFSVNPVYGLGLTQQPRKLKVFLPFFVSTNLPYSVKRGEVVAIPIVVFNYMEEDQTAEVILHNDEQEFEFADVENEVVESSKVELFRQKRLDIASNTGKSVSFMVKPKKLGHITIKVTAKTKIAGDAVERQLLVEPEGLPQFINKAAFVDLRAVPEVTKTFEVEIPKNAVPDSTRIEVAVIGDVMGSTIQNLDSLIRMPYGCGEQNMLNFVPNIVVLDYLKATNKLTANIEAKAKKFMEAGYQRELSYKHTDGSFSAFGENDKSGSTWLTAFVARSFKQAANHITIDEKVIDKSLEWLSDHQAPNGSFPEVGVVSHKDMQGGSGSGVALTAYTLIAFLENINLVDKYKNTINKAIDYVYRNTESLDDTYALALAAYALQLADHSSKGLILSKLDTKATTDSDSKWWHKPIPETEQKNPWYSRPNSVNVEMSSYGMLAFLEAGLDTDALPIMKWLIGQRNDKGGFQSTQDTVVGLQALAKLAAKITSPNNDVTITAKINENQEKRMTVNAENGMILQKFELPSAARNIELKATGSGFAVVQLSYKYNMNVTGEWPRFVLDPQVNANTNQDHLHLSVCASFVPSAGQNASNMAVMEVSFPSGFTADSDTLPSLENMPFIKKVETKDGDTTVVLYFDSLDQRELCPTISAFRTHKVAKQKPAPVVIYDYYDNSRIARQFYEGPKASMCDICEKEDCSEACTIRSQKQRSSDSPSRQPTNGGTEASSSQTLTVSFVTFLLTTMLVTLFH from the exons ATGCGACATTCAACGAAGGATCCGGCGAGGATCCTGCGGCCATCGTTGACCTCCTCGTCGGTGCTGCTAGTGTGTTTGGTGCTGAGTGCAGTGTTCATAACCGGTTCCCAGGGCGATGG TCATTACTCGATCGTTGGTGCAAAGCTGTTGCGCCCGAACTCGGAATACCACGTGGCGGTAACGAATCAGGACGTGGATCAACCGATCCGTTTCAGTCTCGCCATTACGGATGCAAGCAGCGTGATTGAAAAGCAGGAGATAACACTAAATACCGGTGAAACACGGCTAGTTCCGTTTGCG ATTGGTGATATCCCGGAATCGTCCTACAAACTGGTGGCCGAAGGGTTATCAGGGCTAACCTTCAAGAACGAGACTGATTTAGAGTATCAACAGAAGAGCTTCTCGGTGTTTGTGCAAACCGACAAATCAATCTACAAGCCGGGTGATACGGTGCGGTTCCGTGTGCTGGTACTTGACCCAAACACCAAGCCGCTCCCGAAGGCGGACAGCATCAGTGTGCACATTAACGATGCAAAGGCGAACCGCATCAAGCAGTGGAAGGAAGGGAAGCTGGTGAAGGGTGTGTTCGAATCGGAGCTGACCCTCTCGACTGCACCCGTGCTGGGTGCTTGGTCGATCAACGTGGAAGTGTTGGGCACG AAACACAACAAGGTGTTCGAGGTGGATGAGTATGTGTTGCCGAAATTTGAGGTAACGGTAGAATCGCCCGGCATAACGACGTTCAAAGACGGCAAGGTGAAGGCTATCATACGGTCGAAGTATACCTACGGTAAACCGGTGAAGGGTGAAGCGACAGTATCGGCCAGTCCCGAGTTCCAGTTTCACTATGTGCAACCGTTCGCCAAGGATGTGATCACCCGCAAGGTGGTTCCGATCGATGGCAAGGGTTCGGTGGAGTTTGACCTACGGGAGGAACTACGGCTGGAGGGTGATTACTCGCGGAACATCGTTATTGAGGCGGTTGTCGAGGAGGAACTAACCGGCCGGAAACAGAACGCTTCCGCCAAGGTGATGATCTACGATCGACGATACAAGATGGAGCTGGTTAAGACGGATGATAACTTCAAACCGGGACTACCCTACACCGCCTGGTTGAAGGTTACGCATCAGGATGGAACGCCGGTACAGGATCAAGCTAACCAGGTCGAGGTGAAACAGTCAACCTACGAAAGTACGCAGTTTGTGAGGAACTACACGCTGGATCAGAACGGTATGGCGAAGCTGGAGATCAACACCGATGTGAACAGTACGTACATCAGCATGGTTGGTGTGTATCTGGGCCAAGAGTTCTACCTGAGTGGCATCTCCAAGGCCGATTCGGATGTTGACTCTTACATCCGTGCGAGAGTTCTCACCGAGATGCCGCTCGTCGGCAAGGATGTTTTGGTGGAGGTGACCGCTACAACGCCGATGAAGTACTTCACCTACCAGCTGCTGGGGCGTGGTGATGTGTTGCTCAGTAATACGATAGCAGTGCCGGAAAGCAAAACCCACTCGTTCAAGTTCCCCGCCACGTTCGCCATGGTGCCGAGAGCGAAGTTGGTCGTGTACTTCATCGCCGCCAATGGGGATATGGTGAGCGATAGTAAGGTGATCACGTTCGATAGTGAGCTGCAGAACTTT ATGAAGGTAAGCCTCTCGAAGGAGCAGACAAAACCGGGCCAGGATGTGGAAATTAGCATCAGCACCAATCCGGACTCGTACGTCGGTTTGCTGGGTGTCGATCAGAGCGTACTGCTGCTGAAGAGCGGCAATGACATCACAAAGGAGCAGGTGTTCGGTGAGCTCGAGAAGTACGAGGAGCGATCGTACGGATATTATCGCAGGAAGAAGCGTTTCGCGTGGAACCCGCGTGCTGAGCATTCAGATTTTAAT ACTGTCGGTGCATTCGTACTATCCAACGCCAATGATCCTCCCC ACGATGTGGTTGATATTCGTGTGGCAGCGGAGGACAGAATTGGTGGAGCATTGCAGTTCGCTCCGGGCACGCCGGGTACGGCTACAGTCAGTGATGTACCGGTGGTTCGGCAAAGCTTTCCCGAATCATGGATATGGCACACGATCGCCAG CTTCAGCGGTGAAAAGACGCTCCAGAAAAAGGTCCCCGATACGATTACGTCGTGGATCATCACCGGTTTTTCGGTGAACCCGGTGTACGGACTTGGACTTACTCAGCAACCCCGCAAACTGAAGGTGTTCTTGCCATTCTTCGTCTCCACCAATCTCCCGTACTCGGTGAAGCGCGGTGAAGTTGTAGCCATACCGATCGTGGTATTCAACTACATGGAAGAAGATCAGACGGCTGAAGTGATACTGCACAACGACGAGCAAGAGTTTGAGTTTGCCGATGTTGAGAATGAAGTTGTTGAGTCGTCCA AGGTGGAACTGTTCCGCCAGAAGCGTCTGGATATTGCATCCAACACGGGCAAATCGGTATCGTTCATGGTGAAACCTAAAAAGCTCGGACACATTACGATCAAGGTGACGGCGAAAACGAAGATCGCGGGTGACGCCGTGGAGCGCCAGTTGCTAGTGGAACCGGAGGGACTGCCCCAGTTCATCAACAAAGCTGCCTTTGTTGATTTGCGTGCAGTACCGGAGGTGACGAAGACTTTCGAGGTGGAGATTCCGAAGAATGCGGTACCGGACTCGACCCGCATTGAGGTAGCGGTCATTGGTGATGTGATGGGTTCGACCATTCAGAACCTGGACTCGCTCATCCGGATGCCGTACGGGTGCGGTGAGCAGAACATGCTCAACTTTGTGCCAAACATTGTCGTACTGGATTACCTGAAGGCCACCAACAAACTGACGGCCAACATCGAAGCAAAGGCGAAGAAGTTCATGGAGGCGGGTTATCAGCGCGAGCTCAGCTACAAACATACGGACGGATCGTTCAGTGCGTTTGGTGAGAATGACAAGAGTGGCAGCACCTGGCTGACGGCCTTCGTGGCTAGATCGTTTAAGCAGGCGGCCaaccacatcaccatcgacgaGAAGGTGATCGACAAATCGCTCGAGTGGTTGAGCGATCATCAGGCACCGAACGGTAGCTTCCCGGAGGTGGGCGTCGTTTCGCACAAGGATATGCAGGGCGGATCCGGTTCGGGTGTTGCACTGACGGCGTACACGCTTATTGCATTCCTGGAAAACATCAATCTGGTGGATAAGTACAAAAACACGATCAATAAGGCGATCGACTATGTGTACCGCAACACGGAATCACTGGACGATACGTACGCACTAGCGTTGGCCGCGTACGCCCTACAGTTGGCCGATCACTCGTCGAAGGGTTTGATACTGAGCAAGCTGGACACGAAGGCGACCACCGACAGTGACTCGAAATGGTGGCACAAACCGATCCCGGAGACGGAGCAGAAGAACCCATGGTACAGTAGGCCCAACTCGGTGAACGTTGAAATGAGTTCGTACGGTATGTTGGCTTTCTTGGAGGCCGGTCTCGATACGGATGCGCTCCCGATTATGAAGTGGCTGATCGGACAGCGTAACGATAAGGGTGGATTCCAGTCCACGCAGGACACGGTCGTGGGGCTGCAGGCACTCGCAAAGCTCGCAGCTAAAATTACGTCGCCCAACAACGATGTCACAATCACGGCAAAGATTAACGAAAACCAGGAAAAGCGCATGACGGTCAATGCCGAGAATGGTATGATCTTGCAGAAGTTTGAGCTCCCGTCGGCCGCTCGCAACATCGAGCTCAAGGCTACGGGCAGTGGATTCGCGGTGGTACAGCTGTCGTACAAGTACAACATGAACGTGACGGGCGAGTGGCCACGCTTTGTGCTTGATCCGCAGGTGAATGCGAACACCAACCAGGACCACCTACATCTGTCCGTGTGTGCTAGCTTCGTACCGTCCGCTGGCCAGAACGCTTCCAATATGGCCGTCATGGAGGTGAGCTTCCCGAGTGGCTTTACGGCTGATTCGGATACACTACCATCGCTGGAAAATATGCCTTTCATTAAG AAAGTGGAAACTAAAGATGGTGACACCACGGTTGTGCTGTACTTCGATAGTTTGGATCAGCGGGAACTCTGCCCAACGATCTCTGCTTTTCGTACGCACAAGGTCGCGAAGCAGAAGCCGGCTCCAGTTGTAATCTACGATTATTACGATAACT CTCGCATCGCACGTCAATTCTACGAAGGACCGAAGGCCTCCATGTGTGACATATGTGAGAAGGAGGACTGCAGCGAGGCGTGCACCATCCGGTCCCAGAAGCAACGGTCATCGGACAGTCCCAGCCGTCAGCCAACCAACGGCGGAACAGAAGCGAGCAGCAGCCAAACGCTGACGGTCAGTTTCGTCACCTTCCTGCTCACAACGATGCTGGTGACCCTGTTTCACTAA